In Longimicrobium sp., a genomic segment contains:
- a CDS encoding dihydrofolate reductase family protein, which yields MAKLVFGMNQSLDGYVDHTAFAPDPTLFRHFVEEARGQAGSVYGRKIYEIMRYWDDDHPEWNADEHAFAEAWRKQPKWVVSRTLTSVGPNASLVGDDLEGAIRALKAEREGEIEVAGPDLAQSLTELGLIDEYRIYLHPVVLGGGSPYFAGPQPPLRLVAHDRIGEDVIRLTYVPA from the coding sequence ATGGCGAAGCTCGTGTTCGGAATGAACCAGTCCCTGGACGGCTACGTCGACCACACGGCGTTCGCGCCGGATCCCACGCTGTTCCGCCACTTCGTCGAGGAGGCCCGGGGGCAGGCGGGGAGTGTGTACGGCCGCAAGATCTACGAGATCATGCGGTACTGGGACGACGATCACCCGGAGTGGAACGCAGATGAGCACGCCTTCGCGGAGGCGTGGCGGAAGCAGCCGAAATGGGTCGTCTCGCGCACGCTGACGTCGGTTGGGCCCAACGCCAGCCTCGTCGGGGATGACCTGGAGGGCGCCATCCGCGCGCTGAAGGCCGAGCGCGAGGGGGAGATCGAAGTGGCCGGCCCGGACCTGGCGCAAAGCCTCACTGAGCTTGGCCTGATCGATGAGTATCGGATCTACCTGCACCCGGTGGTGCTTGGTGGGGGCAGCCCGTATTTCGCCGGCCCCCAGCCGCCGCTGCGGCTGGTGGCTCACGATCGGATCGGCGAGGACGTGATCCGGCTGACCTACGTTCCTGCGTAG
- the ruvX gene encoding Holliday junction resolvase RuvX, translating into MSRTIAFDYGQRRIGVAVSDPTRTIASPLTTLQRRAGKRPPWPEIAALIAESEADEAVVGLPLDLAGEENEWVAEVRRFGDDLGRRTGLPVHWMDERMSSISAERAVRGMGLKKSDREQKGRIDSAAAAVILETWLALRRNQRRASGETE; encoded by the coding sequence TTGTCCCGAACCATCGCCTTCGACTACGGCCAGCGCCGCATCGGCGTGGCGGTCAGCGACCCCACGCGGACCATCGCGTCGCCGCTGACCACGCTGCAGCGGCGTGCCGGAAAGCGGCCGCCGTGGCCCGAGATCGCCGCGTTGATCGCGGAGAGCGAGGCCGACGAGGCCGTCGTGGGGCTGCCGCTGGACCTGGCCGGCGAGGAGAACGAGTGGGTGGCCGAGGTACGGCGCTTCGGCGACGACCTGGGGCGCCGCACCGGGCTGCCCGTGCACTGGATGGACGAGCGCATGTCGTCCATCAGCGCCGAGCGGGCGGTGCGCGGGATGGGGCTCAAGAAGAGCGACCGCGAGCAGAAGGGACGCATCGATTCCGCGGCGGCGGCGGTGATCCTGGAAACCTGGCTGGCCCTCCGCCGCAACCAGCGCAGGGCTTCGGGGGAAACGGAATGA
- the thiE gene encoding thiamine phosphate synthase, whose amino-acid sequence MTLIDRLRLIVVTDADCGGRDLVDVVRAALRGGAPAIQLRMKGAAARDMVEMAHALLAETRPAGALLFVNDRVDVAVIAGADGAHVGQDDLPVGAARRVSPPGFLLGVSAESVELALQAEAEGADYVGVGSVYATGSKADAGEPIGLGRIAEVAAAVNIPVVGIGGIAIGNARAVVESGAAGVAVISAVMRADDPESATRELLRATTL is encoded by the coding sequence GTGACGCTCATCGACCGGCTGCGGCTGATCGTGGTCACCGACGCGGACTGCGGCGGGCGCGACCTGGTGGACGTCGTTCGCGCGGCGCTGCGGGGCGGCGCGCCGGCCATCCAGCTGCGGATGAAGGGCGCGGCCGCCCGCGACATGGTGGAAATGGCCCATGCGCTGCTCGCGGAGACCCGACCCGCCGGGGCGCTGCTGTTCGTGAACGACCGTGTGGACGTGGCCGTGATCGCCGGGGCGGACGGCGCGCACGTGGGCCAGGATGACCTGCCCGTCGGGGCGGCACGGCGGGTTTCACCCCCCGGCTTTCTGCTGGGCGTTTCGGCCGAGAGCGTGGAGTTGGCGCTGCAGGCGGAGGCCGAGGGTGCCGACTACGTGGGCGTCGGCTCCGTCTATGCCACGGGCAGCAAGGCCGACGCGGGCGAGCCCATCGGCCTCGGACGGATCGCGGAGGTGGCCGCGGCCGTGAACATCCCGGTCGTCGGCATCGGGGGGATCGCTATCGGAAACGCGCGTGCGGTGGTGGAGTCGGGCGCCGCCGGCGTGGCGGTGATCAGCGCTGTCATGCGCGCGGACGATCCCGAGTCCGCCACGCGCGAACTGCTGCGGGCCACGACGTTGTAG
- the mltG gene encoding endolytic transglycosylase MltG, which produces MRFGRSVAVLAVVLLAACGSGEGKGEPVRFKVPEGSGLSSVTDTLAKRGVVGSAATFKLYARMKGAAPKLKPGVYEVRPGASYGLIVQKLTTGDVVKTRVVIPEGWDLRGIAPRLAQATGLPADSVLSRLMDPALAQKYGVPGPTLEGYLYPATYTLPMGSSLDRILREMTGQYKRQWTPAMRARAQALRMSEREVVTLASIVEKEARVWTERPTIARVYHNRLQRGMRLEADPTVQYALGEHQRRLLQKHIQQVAADPYNTYRHKGLPPGPIASPSRGAVEATLNPAEHEFLFFVARRNGTHVFTRTYNEHLREVARSRAELRAAQQGARR; this is translated from the coding sequence ATGAGGTTCGGTCGATCGGTCGCCGTGCTCGCTGTCGTGCTGCTGGCGGCCTGCGGCAGCGGCGAGGGGAAGGGCGAGCCGGTGCGCTTCAAGGTGCCGGAGGGGAGCGGGCTGTCGTCCGTCACCGACACGCTGGCCAAACGCGGCGTCGTCGGCTCCGCCGCCACCTTCAAGCTGTACGCGCGGATGAAGGGCGCCGCGCCCAAGCTGAAGCCCGGCGTGTACGAGGTGCGCCCCGGCGCCTCGTACGGGCTGATCGTGCAGAAGCTCACCACCGGCGACGTGGTGAAGACGCGCGTCGTCATTCCCGAGGGATGGGACCTGCGCGGCATCGCCCCGCGGCTGGCGCAGGCCACGGGGCTGCCGGCGGACTCGGTGCTGTCGCGGCTGATGGACCCCGCGCTGGCGCAGAAGTACGGGGTGCCCGGGCCCACGCTGGAGGGCTACCTGTATCCCGCCACGTACACCCTGCCGATGGGCTCGTCGCTGGACCGCATCCTTCGCGAGATGACGGGGCAGTACAAGCGCCAGTGGACGCCCGCCATGCGCGCCCGCGCCCAGGCGCTGCGGATGAGCGAGCGCGAGGTAGTGACGCTGGCGTCGATCGTGGAAAAGGAGGCGCGCGTGTGGACCGAGCGTCCGACGATCGCCCGTGTCTACCACAACCGCCTGCAGCGCGGAATGCGCCTGGAAGCGGATCCCACCGTCCAGTATGCCCTGGGCGAGCACCAGAGGCGGCTGCTGCAGAAGCACATCCAGCAGGTGGCGGCCGACCCGTACAACACGTATCGCCACAAGGGGCTGCCGCCCGGCCCCATCGCGTCCCCGAGCCGCGGGGCGGTGGAGGCGACGTTGAACCCGGCGGAGCACGAGTTCCTGTTCTTCGTCGCGCGCCGCAACGGCACGCACGTCTTCACGCGGACGTACAACGAGCACCTGCGCGAGGTCGCCAGGTCGCGCGCGGAGCTTCGCGCCGCGCAGCAGGGCGCCCGCCGGTGA